One genomic window of Roseateles sp. DAIF2 includes the following:
- the nhaR gene encoding transcriptional activator NhaR — protein sequence MNFKHLHYFWVTAKAGGIVRAGEQLNTTPQTLSSQIKLLEERLGRKLFRKAGRRLELTDEGRLALSFADQIFALGQDLESQLRQARAGKRQVELRVGVADSVSKQVAYRLLEPALDVEEDLHLSCHEGKFQDLLGQLAVHRLDLVLADEPLPRKVSVKAFNHALGSSTLSFFAAPALRKKLKGRFPDCLNDAPLLIQGAAAAIRPQLEAWLTRHGLHPQVLAEFDDGALMNAFGRQGRGVFTAPSVLEEETCAQYGVEALGRSEELVEEFYAISVERRITHPGVAAITEAARGRLFGR from the coding sequence ATGAACTTCAAGCACCTGCATTACTTCTGGGTCACGGCCAAGGCCGGCGGCATCGTGCGCGCCGGCGAGCAGCTCAACACCACACCGCAGACCCTGTCCAGCCAGATCAAGCTGCTGGAGGAGCGGCTCGGCCGCAAGCTGTTCCGCAAGGCCGGCCGGCGCCTGGAGCTGACCGACGAGGGCCGCCTGGCGCTGAGCTTCGCCGACCAGATCTTCGCGCTCGGCCAGGACCTGGAAAGCCAGCTGCGCCAGGCCCGCGCCGGCAAGCGCCAGGTCGAGCTGCGCGTCGGCGTGGCCGATTCGGTCTCCAAGCAGGTGGCCTACCGGCTGCTGGAGCCGGCGCTCGACGTCGAGGAGGATCTGCACCTGTCCTGCCACGAGGGCAAGTTCCAGGATCTGCTGGGCCAGCTGGCGGTGCACCGGCTGGATTTGGTGCTGGCCGACGAGCCGCTGCCGCGCAAGGTCAGCGTCAAGGCCTTCAACCATGCGCTGGGTTCCAGCACCCTGAGCTTCTTCGCCGCGCCGGCGCTGCGCAAGAAGCTCAAGGGCCGCTTCCCCGATTGCCTGAACGATGCGCCGCTGCTGATCCAGGGCGCGGCCGCGGCGATCCGGCCGCAGCTGGAGGCCTGGCTGACCCGCCATGGCCTGCATCCGCAGGTGCTGGCCGAGTTCGACGACGGCGCGTTGATGAACGCCTTCGGCCGCCAGGGCCGCGGCGTCTTCACCGCGCCCTCGGTGCTGGAGGAGGAGACCTGCGCGCAGTACGGCGTCGAGGCGCTGGGCCGCAGCGAGGAGCTGGTCGAGGAGTTCTACGCGATCTCGGTGGAACGCCGCATCACGCATCCCGGCGTCGCCGCGATCACCGAAGCCGCGCGCGGCCGGCTGTTCGGTCGCTGA